One window from the genome of Hydra vulgaris chromosome 02, alternate assembly HydraT2T_AEP encodes:
- the LOC136076136 gene encoding uncharacterized protein LOC136076136: MANARRPTIIEYDSLNLPEIGRRFKNNNNECIRWCSKFGLLAINMICPRCNIQCNEQNSHNVDRKIWRCMLKQCKKKISIRFGSFFERSQLKLWQIIGIAYIWMRSAGKSRGLSEEDIQKDLEIGSNKTVVDWNQFCRDIAVTYFLNNHVQLGGPDSIVEIDESLFSKRKYNRGRIVVNQWIFGAYDIATKEGLLISVAYRDATTLLPIIRQWIRPGTEIWSDMWAAYRGLAAQGFQHGIVNHTLHLLILQQMLHQQG, from the coding sequence atggcgAATGCTAGACGACCGACTATTATTGAGTATGATAGCCTTAATTTACCAGAAATTGGTCGtaggtttaaaaacaataataacgaGTGCATCCGGTGGTGCAGTAAGTTTGGTTTACTTGCTATCAATATGATCTGTCCTCGTTGTAACATCCAGTGCAACGAACAAAATAGTCATAATGTCGATAGAAAGATTTGGAGATGCATGCTAAAACaatgcaaaaagaaaataagtattcgttttggaagtttttttgaaagatcTCAATTGAAACTTTGGCAAATAATAGGTATTGCCTATATTTGGATGCGTAGCGCCGGAAAAAGTCGTGGCCTTTCAGAAGAAGACATTCAAAAGGATTTAGAAATTGGTAGCAATAAAACTGTAGTTGATTGGAATCAATTTTGTAGAGACATTGCCGTTACTTATTTCCTTAACAACCATGTGCAATTAGGAGGGCCAGATTCAATAGTGGAAATAGATGaatcacttttttcaaaaaggaaaTACAACCGAGGTAGAATTGTAGTAAATCAATGGATTTTTGGTGCGTATGATATAGCGACTAAAGAAGGGTTACTCATTTCTGTAGCGTACCGCGATGCAACAACCTTATTACCAATCATTAGACAATGGATTCGTCCTGGAACTGAAATATGGAGCGATATGTGGGCAGCATACCGAGGTTTAGCAGCGCAAGGTTTTCAACATGGTATAGTAAACCATACTTTACATTTGTTGATCCTGCAACAAATGTTACATCAACAGGGTTGA